A single genomic interval of Sebastes umbrosus isolate fSebUmb1 chromosome 9, fSebUmb1.pri, whole genome shotgun sequence harbors:
- the LOC119494391 gene encoding signal-regulatory protein beta-2-like isoform X4, which translates to MTWILHDRKENGLQIGPEPDITAVTQDFQSDLVRPGDSVTLQCSVLSDSENKCPGEHSVFWFRAGSHESHPSLIYAHGNGGECENSTEARSQQKCVYSFSKNVSSSDAGTYYCAVATCGEIFFGNGTKLDLEASNMSLGDCQRANTTLCLLCVALALSLIVIASLIYTIKKKQSFHGCDALQTLAATTTGDQQIEQIDEDSLVYAVPNFTRGKAGRSARRGANSVEGETIYSAVIYTAVADV; encoded by the exons GACCAGAACCTGATATCACTGCCGTCACTCAAGACTTTCAGTCTGATCTGGTCCGTCCAGGAGACTCAGTGACTCTGCAGTGTTCAGTCCTCTCTGACTCTGAGAACAAATGTCCAGGAGAACACAGTGTGTTCTGGTTCAGAGCCGGATCACATGAATCTCATCCCAGTTTAATTTACGCTCATGGAAACGGCGGTGAATGTGAGAACAGTACCGAGGCTCGTTCTCAACAGAAGTGTGTCTACAGCTTCTCTAAGAACGTCAGCTCCTCCGATGCCGGGACTTATTACTGTGCTGTGGCCACGTGTGGGGAGATATTTTTTGGAAATGGAACAAAACTGGACCTTGAAG CCTCCAACATGTCGCTTGGTGATTGTCAGAGGGCAAATACAACTCTGTGTCTGTTGTGTGTAGCTTTGGCTCTAAGTTTGATTGTTATAGCCTCACTGATATACACCATCAAGAAAAAACAGAGCTTTCATGGTTGTGATG CCCTGCAAACACTTGCTGCAACAACCACTGGTGATCAACAAATTGAGCAG ATAGATGAAGACTCGTTGGTTTATGCTGTACCAAACTTCACCAGAGGGAAAGCTGGCAGGAGTGCAAGGAGAGGAGCAAATTCAGTCGAGGGAGAGACCATCTACAGTGCTGTCATCTACACTGCTGTGGCAGATGTTTAG
- the LOC119494391 gene encoding signal-regulatory protein beta-2-like isoform X3, whose translation MFHLLSLFYGNFVVNVSYAISFSECTDNQSFVTQTVCVGEDVILTCSRQSELAGYLFWIRLVAGNFPEILAATYTFDEGNVNKTPRIIAKKEPGTFVLHITKTELSDSAFYYCQQVVELQSTFLNKTFLRVKGPEPDITAVTQDFQSDLVRPGDSVTLQCSVLSDSENKCPGEHSVFWFRAGSHESHPSLIYAHGNGGECENSTEARSQQKCVYSFSKNVSSSDAGTYYCAVATCGEIFFGNGTKLDLEALQTLAATTTGDQQIEQIDEDSLVYAVPNFTRGKAGRSARRGANSVEGETIYSAVIYTAVADV comes from the exons ATGTTTCACTTATTGTCACTTTTTTATGGTAACTTTGTTGTTAATGTATCATACGCAATTTCTTTTTCAGAATGCACAGACAACCAAAGCTTTGTGACGCAGACTGTTTGTGTTGGAGAAGATGTGATTCTAACATGTAGCCGCCAATCTGAATTGGCAGGATACTTATTTTGGATCCGACTTGTTGCTGGAAACTTCCCTGAAATCTTAGCAGCCACTTATACTTTTGATGAAGGCAATGTTAATAAGACTCCACGCATAATCGCAAAAAAAGAGCCTGGAACATTTGTTCTACATATTACCAAAACAGAGCTGAGTGATTCTGCATTTTACTACTGTCAACAAGTGGTTGAACTACAGTCAACATTTCTGAATAAAACCTTCCTGAGAGTCAAAG GACCAGAACCTGATATCACTGCCGTCACTCAAGACTTTCAGTCTGATCTGGTCCGTCCAGGAGACTCAGTGACTCTGCAGTGTTCAGTCCTCTCTGACTCTGAGAACAAATGTCCAGGAGAACACAGTGTGTTCTGGTTCAGAGCCGGATCACATGAATCTCATCCCAGTTTAATTTACGCTCATGGAAACGGCGGTGAATGTGAGAACAGTACCGAGGCTCGTTCTCAACAGAAGTGTGTCTACAGCTTCTCTAAGAACGTCAGCTCCTCCGATGCCGGGACTTATTACTGTGCTGTGGCCACGTGTGGGGAGATATTTTTTGGAAATGGAACAAAACTGGACCTTGAAG CCCTGCAAACACTTGCTGCAACAACCACTGGTGATCAACAAATTGAGCAG ATAGATGAAGACTCGTTGGTTTATGCTGTACCAAACTTCACCAGAGGGAAAGCTGGCAGGAGTGCAAGGAGAGGAGCAAATTCAGTCGAGGGAGAGACCATCTACAGTGCTGTCATCTACACTGCTGTGGCAGATGTTTAG
- the LOC119494391 gene encoding signal-regulatory protein beta-2-like isoform X1: MFHLLSLFYGNFVVNVSYAISFSECTDNQSFVTQTVCVGEDVILTCSRQSELAGYLFWIRLVAGNFPEILAATYTFDEGNVNKTPRIIAKKEPGTFVLHITKTELSDSAFYYCQQVVELQSTFLNKTFLRVKGPEPDITAVTQDFQSDLVRPGDSVTLQCSVLSDSENKCPGEHSVFWFRAGSHESHPSLIYAHGNGGECENSTEARSQQKCVYSFSKNVSSSDAGTYYCAVATCGEIFFGNGTKLDLEASNMSLGDCQRANTTLCLLCVALALSLIVIASLIYTIKKKQSFHGCDALQTLAATTTGDQQIEQIDEDSLVYAVPNFTRGKAGRSARRGANSVEGETIYSAVIYTAVADV; the protein is encoded by the exons ATGTTTCACTTATTGTCACTTTTTTATGGTAACTTTGTTGTTAATGTATCATACGCAATTTCTTTTTCAGAATGCACAGACAACCAAAGCTTTGTGACGCAGACTGTTTGTGTTGGAGAAGATGTGATTCTAACATGTAGCCGCCAATCTGAATTGGCAGGATACTTATTTTGGATCCGACTTGTTGCTGGAAACTTCCCTGAAATCTTAGCAGCCACTTATACTTTTGATGAAGGCAATGTTAATAAGACTCCACGCATAATCGCAAAAAAAGAGCCTGGAACATTTGTTCTACATATTACCAAAACAGAGCTGAGTGATTCTGCATTTTACTACTGTCAACAAGTGGTTGAACTACAGTCAACATTTCTGAATAAAACCTTCCTGAGAGTCAAAG GACCAGAACCTGATATCACTGCCGTCACTCAAGACTTTCAGTCTGATCTGGTCCGTCCAGGAGACTCAGTGACTCTGCAGTGTTCAGTCCTCTCTGACTCTGAGAACAAATGTCCAGGAGAACACAGTGTGTTCTGGTTCAGAGCCGGATCACATGAATCTCATCCCAGTTTAATTTACGCTCATGGAAACGGCGGTGAATGTGAGAACAGTACCGAGGCTCGTTCTCAACAGAAGTGTGTCTACAGCTTCTCTAAGAACGTCAGCTCCTCCGATGCCGGGACTTATTACTGTGCTGTGGCCACGTGTGGGGAGATATTTTTTGGAAATGGAACAAAACTGGACCTTGAAG CCTCCAACATGTCGCTTGGTGATTGTCAGAGGGCAAATACAACTCTGTGTCTGTTGTGTGTAGCTTTGGCTCTAAGTTTGATTGTTATAGCCTCACTGATATACACCATCAAGAAAAAACAGAGCTTTCATGGTTGTGATG CCCTGCAAACACTTGCTGCAACAACCACTGGTGATCAACAAATTGAGCAG ATAGATGAAGACTCGTTGGTTTATGCTGTACCAAACTTCACCAGAGGGAAAGCTGGCAGGAGTGCAAGGAGAGGAGCAAATTCAGTCGAGGGAGAGACCATCTACAGTGCTGTCATCTACACTGCTGTGGCAGATGTTTAG
- the LOC119494391 gene encoding signal-regulatory protein beta-2-like isoform X2, with amino-acid sequence MLIIFCVAFIFTFGKCTDNQSFVTQTVCVGEDVILTCSRQSELAGYLFWIRLVAGNFPEILAATYTFDEGNVNKTPRIIAKKEPGTFVLHITKTELSDSAFYYCQQVVELQSTFLNKTFLRVKGPEPDITAVTQDFQSDLVRPGDSVTLQCSVLSDSENKCPGEHSVFWFRAGSHESHPSLIYAHGNGGECENSTEARSQQKCVYSFSKNVSSSDAGTYYCAVATCGEIFFGNGTKLDLEASNMSLGDCQRANTTLCLLCVALALSLIVIASLIYTIKKKQSFHGCDALQTLAATTTGDQQIEQIDEDSLVYAVPNFTRGKAGRSARRGANSVEGETIYSAVIYTAVADV; translated from the exons ATGCTGATCATATTTTGTGTAGCTTTCATCTTCACATTTGGGA AATGCACAGACAACCAAAGCTTTGTGACGCAGACTGTTTGTGTTGGAGAAGATGTGATTCTAACATGTAGCCGCCAATCTGAATTGGCAGGATACTTATTTTGGATCCGACTTGTTGCTGGAAACTTCCCTGAAATCTTAGCAGCCACTTATACTTTTGATGAAGGCAATGTTAATAAGACTCCACGCATAATCGCAAAAAAAGAGCCTGGAACATTTGTTCTACATATTACCAAAACAGAGCTGAGTGATTCTGCATTTTACTACTGTCAACAAGTGGTTGAACTACAGTCAACATTTCTGAATAAAACCTTCCTGAGAGTCAAAG GACCAGAACCTGATATCACTGCCGTCACTCAAGACTTTCAGTCTGATCTGGTCCGTCCAGGAGACTCAGTGACTCTGCAGTGTTCAGTCCTCTCTGACTCTGAGAACAAATGTCCAGGAGAACACAGTGTGTTCTGGTTCAGAGCCGGATCACATGAATCTCATCCCAGTTTAATTTACGCTCATGGAAACGGCGGTGAATGTGAGAACAGTACCGAGGCTCGTTCTCAACAGAAGTGTGTCTACAGCTTCTCTAAGAACGTCAGCTCCTCCGATGCCGGGACTTATTACTGTGCTGTGGCCACGTGTGGGGAGATATTTTTTGGAAATGGAACAAAACTGGACCTTGAAG CCTCCAACATGTCGCTTGGTGATTGTCAGAGGGCAAATACAACTCTGTGTCTGTTGTGTGTAGCTTTGGCTCTAAGTTTGATTGTTATAGCCTCACTGATATACACCATCAAGAAAAAACAGAGCTTTCATGGTTGTGATG CCCTGCAAACACTTGCTGCAACAACCACTGGTGATCAACAAATTGAGCAG ATAGATGAAGACTCGTTGGTTTATGCTGTACCAAACTTCACCAGAGGGAAAGCTGGCAGGAGTGCAAGGAGAGGAGCAAATTCAGTCGAGGGAGAGACCATCTACAGTGCTGTCATCTACACTGCTGTGGCAGATGTTTAG